CCGATGATTTTGGCGCCTTTGGCTTCGATCTGTTTGATCGGCGCGGGCCAGTCTTCGGCGTGCGCCAGGGCGGCCGCCAGCGTCAGCGGCAGCAGGGTCAGCAGGTGGCGGAGGCGGGGCATGTCGGTTTCCTTGTGGCGGCGGGGACGGTGTCGAAAGGTTCCAGGGCACGGGCCAGGCTGGCTTGGGACAACTCCCCCAGATGGCTGTTGATAAGGCGTCCGTCGGCGGTATAGAACAGCGTGGTCGGCAGGGCCATGGAGCCCACGGCCTGGCCCAGGCGGCCGCTGGCATCGAACAAGACGTTGTCCAGGGTCAGGCCCTGGGTGATGAGAAAGATACTGACGCTTTGCATACTCTCGGCCTGGTTGACGAACAGAAAGGTCACGTCGGGGCGCATGCGTTGGGCGCTTTCCAGTACCGGCATTTCACGGCGGCACGGCGGGCACCAGGTGGCCCACAGGTTGATCACCAGCGGGCCGCCCTGATAGTCGGCCAATTGCACCACGTCGCCATTGGCATTGCGCAAG
The sequence above is drawn from the Pseudomonas quebecensis genome and encodes:
- a CDS encoding TlpA disulfide reductase family protein, giving the protein MLTLTIGTFAIALNHILLIGALILATLVGWRVAKRGGENPESVLFSLFLLGMLAARISFVLAYWGYYRNDPLQMIDLRDGGFLAWPGVIVLILGALLYGWRRPSLRKPLSAGVITGLLFWGMTSLSLNVYEKGTRLPDITLRNANGDVVQLADYQGGPLVINLWATWCPPCRREMPVLESAQRMRPDVTFLFVNQAESMQSVSIFLITQGLTLDNVLFDASGRLGQAVGSMALPTTLFYTADGRLINSHLGELSQASLARALEPFDTVPAATRKPTCPASATC